Genomic segment of Paenibacillus polymyxa:
TGATACTGCTTGTAATGGCTCAAAAGACTTCACCTCTAGATTACGGATTCTGTGACGTAGGTAAAGAATAGGGGCAACCTCAGTTCAAGCGTTAACCGTAACGGTTCGCAATGGGACGCAAGCCTCTCTACTCCTTGCCTTGGAAGTCACAAGTTATTTCAGTTCAAAAGCCAGAAATGCTTTTGCCAATTTCAAATGTAAAAGTTCCAGACGCAACGTTTCTTCCAATTGATGAACAGCTAGCAATACTTCTTCTGCTGTCAGCTTGTCAAAAATTTCGCGATATCGGTAGATATGGTCAACTATCGCATGTTGGCATTGTTCCAACGTTTCGAGCTTCTTGTAATAGCTGTCTTCCTGTTCGACGTAGCCATTGTAGGTTTCCATCTTCTCCATGCCGCCACCGCCTATATAATGGCTTGATGAAGCCCATTGGCTTCAATGCCACCATAGAGATAAGTACCTTCGTACAACGGGCGGCGATCAAGGATACGTTTAATCTGTACCTTTGTAAACTTCTTGCCCTGTTGAGTTGTAAAGCCATCATCGTTCATCTGATACGCTAATTCCGACAATGACCAGTCGGGGAATAATTCCTTGAGTTCAAATACTCGCTGTACAGCGGCGACTTCATCCAAATTAATTTCGATTGCCTTCTGACCTTTCTTCGCCTTGTATCCAAATGCCGCCCGACCACCCGCATAACCACCTTGCTGTGCTTTCTTGTTACGCCCTCGACTTAACTTCATCGAGATTTCAAGCCGTTGGTATGCGTCAAGCAGTTCCATAAGCCCATTAATCAGGAAGTCTGACGGGTCTTTCTTGTAAATGCTGTAGGTCGGCTGTTCGATGCTTCTTACGTCTACGCCGTATTTCTTGAACTCCCGATGAACAAGCACCTTCACAATGTCAGACCGCCAGAGACGGCTTGTATTCAGTACGACAACTGCATCCACATCTTGGACGGCAATTGCGGTTAACAGGCTCTGAAAGCCCATTCTGTCCACCTCAAGGGCTTCTTCGTCTATCTTCGCACCACTGATTCCTTCGTCCGTGAAGATGTGAAGCAAGTTCCATCCTCGTTCTTGGCAGTACGAACAGATTTCGTCTTGTTGGTACGATAAACTGTATCCGTCTTTGGCTTGTCCTTGTGTCGATACTAGGACATATCCGATGACATTCATCATGTTTCCTCCCCCACCGTTACGATAATCAGAATTAACGTTACGCTTTAAGGTTTAAACCCTTAAGAGTATTATATCTGCCTCCAATATACCACTCTTAAGCGTATAGTACAATGTGTTTCTGACCATACTGTGCTATACTTAGTGTATTTACGCTTAAAGGTAATGGAGGAACTATGAAAATTCGTATCCGGTTACGAGAGATACTAGCGGAACGCGGTATTTCACAACGACAATTTGCCCTTTCGATGGACATGAGGATTGCGACAATTAATCATCTCTGTTCCGATTCTGTAGACAGAGTTTATATCCGCACGTTGGAACAGATTTGTGAAGCATTGGATATTACCGTTGACCAACTTATTGTCTCAGCAGAAGACGAGTAGGGTTGCATCAACCTCATATGCCTTCTATAAGGCTCGTAGAGCCATGCTACTATTTTCGCCACCCACTTATTGTCAATGCATCAAAACGCCTGTAAAAGCTTCCTTTGCATTTTCAGAGCCATTGAGCGAGCCGTCCGACTGGGCGGAGCGGCGGCGGAACTCCATCTTTGACTCTTGAGTAAAGTATCTATAAAGAGTTATCCGCCGTCTTTACCCTCCGTCCAAAAATCAAGAAGCTCCCCCCGAAATCGCAGGCCGCCAACGGCGTGTCTGCTGTTTCTTTTTCAAGTGATTCTTAGCTTGATTCTTCTTGAATTGAATCTTATTTATGATTCTTATTAGTGAGACTATCGGACGGTTCACAACAGACTCTAAGTCTACGATTCAGACTCTCTGTCTAGCATTGCCGACTCTCTGTCGAAATCATAGACACAGAGTCTATAGCCTTGATTTCTTGCCTTGAACCGACCGTGTGACGGCTATCTGGACAAAGAGTCCGCTGAAATAAGAGACTCTCCATTATGCTCCGTTGACATCTGGCGGAAATCGCTTGGCAAATGCGGTCATCAGGAACTGCTTGTAACTAGCCAATGTTTCCGTTTCAGCGAATTTGTCCATCGGCAAGCGTCTTTCATGAAGTCTTTGGAGTCGGGCGGTATATGCCATGTAATCGTCACTCTTTACGACTTCCTGAATCCACAGCGTCAGTTCTCTCTCGTTTACCTGCTTCCTCACACTTCCAATGAACTCATGAGTCTTCTCTGACACGAGCAAATAAGGATGTACGTGAAGATAGTTCGGCAGGTAGTACGTATTATTCTTGCTCTGACTCACCAGAATCAGCTTTTTCTCTGCCAGTTTTGCAATATGACGCTCTACGGACTTGGAACTGCATCCTAGATTTCGGGCAATCATCTCAATAGTGGGGTAGCACTGGCTCTGGTCGCTCATATACGCGACAATATCGACGAAAATCAGCTTCTCATACGGACTTAAACCGTAACACCGATGGATTTTATGCGGCAGGATGGTATACCCCTTGTGATGCCCTGTAAAGTTACTCTCCTTGGCAACATCATCCATGTACGCATTAGCGGCTTTATTATTCTTAACGAACCAGAAGTCGTTGTACTTCGTTTTCATCTGCAATTCCTTCTTGTGCTGTTATACCGCTATCGGGCGGCTATGGAGTAGGGAAGGCGGCTAGCCCGAAACGTCTCCTTACCTGTCTATGTCAACTGGTCGTCACCAGATTTGTTTATTCACGATAACCATCGCGGCAAGTAGTCCATTCGTTGTGGACAATATGCAGATATGTCCTGACAATATTAATGGTCGGGCTATCCATCCTAGAAGGTGCGATGGTTTAGACAGCTTATCTATCGGGACGGCGTATTCTACAGTTGCAAGTAAATTTGAAAAAAACGCAAGAAAACGAAGATAACAAAAAACAGGTCAATTATGATGGTATCTAACCATAATCAACCTGTTCAACGTAACGGAATAGCGTTATTTAGGTTATAAAATTAAAGCATTTGATGTGCGTACAACCGAAATGAAGAAATCTTTATACGGGTATTACATGGGTTATATGTGTTATTGGTTGAATGTTGGGTTCATTCGGCACTGGGTAGCCCCTCATTAAATATAAATTTGAGTCAGTATTGAACAAATTTATCTCAGTTGAGAGGTTACACAGTTTATTTTACAGACCCCCTTTCAACTATTGTTTGATTTATCCAATACTTTATTAATAAGATTTATTAACTGATCTTTTTCTACTTGAAGAAGTTGATCCTTTGTATCGTTAACATCGAAACTTTTTATTTCTGAAACGATTTCATCTGGGATTAGGTAATTTTGCGTTATGAGTATCTCCCCTAAAGTGGTATACACAATCATTTTCTCACTGAGAGTATTCTCGCAATCTCGTCCAAACCGACTTAACACACTATTTGTAATTTTTTCCACATTCATATCAGCACTTTTAATACTGAGAAAATATTCATTCACCTCATCTATCAATTCTTCATAGTACCATCTTGCCATACGACAAATATCTATCGGCATTCTTTTAATATTTTCTAAAACACCGTTGTATTTGGACTGTAAATCGTCGTATTGCTCCGTGGTGAGTTTCTGCTCTTGCTTAATTAACAAAAAATCTATTTGATTTAATTTCTTTAATAGATTGTCCCTTGTATTAACCAATACCCTTAATTGTTCGGAAACTATCAGTTGCCCATAAGTAGTGAGTATAATCGCTTTCTCTGTTTCACTACGAGACATTAAGCCATCAAAATCGTACAAAGTTCTTGCAATTGCTTCTACCGTGCTGAGCTTATCTTCATTTTTGTAATCTTCATAACATTCATAGAACTCGGCAATATAATCTTCGTATGATTTCTTCATCATTTATCCTCCACGTATTAAATCATGGCTCAATTAGTTTTCCGTTATTATGAATTAATTCAATTGTAATACCAGAATACTTTTCTTTAAATTTGCTGATAACCAAATTACAACTTCCACATGTATCTTTTTCCGTAAACATAGTAATTGTACCCTTCGCTTCTCTATTATCCCCAAGTTTCTTATCAATATCATTCAAGATCTTATATTCAGTATCCATATCTCTGAGAATAATATCACCTTTACCCTCATCCAAAGCGGCCTTAGTAGCAGGAAATGAAGGGTTTTCTGGGTCTAAAGAAAATTTTTCAGTTCCGGGAATTTTTTTGTTCGGATCACTAATTTTACTATGTGCAAAGAATTCTGACTGATCAAGCCCCTCAATTTCCGCTTTAACATATGCAAAATTCCCTTTATCTTTATATTTATTAGATAACCCTGATCTAGCTTCTACAACTTTGTCAATGAGATACTGTTCAGTTTCAAGATCAATAGGTCTGGCAGGAATCCAGTCATGATAAATTATTTCTCCAGTTTTAGGATCAATTGGTCTTACCTCATCAGCTACATTACTCGTCCCCTTAGTTTCAAGCGGCATCTCCTGTTGTTTGCTCACTTTGGGAGCTGTAAGTTTAATACTTGAACTGGATGGCTTGGCAGCTATATTAATCTTCCCTTTGGAGATAGATCCCGTCTGATTAATCTCGGGAGAAGTAACCTTATACTTGCCTGCTCCACTTGTGTTCAGACGAGGTTTAACTTTCACTGGTTTGGTAGTAACATTCATCTTCTCTTTGGAGATGACTTTCGCCGGATTGACCTTGGGAGAAGTAACCTTATACTTACCTGTTCCGCCTGTGCTAAGACGAGGCCTAACTCTGGCTGGTTTGGTAGTAACTTTCACCTCTTTAGAGATAGCTTTAGCTAGATTGATCTTGGGAGAAGCTTGAACTTTCATTCTTTGTTTGAGCAACGATAGCATTTGAGAAGTCTTGCCGTTACTTGTGAGTTGTCTTGCCGATGTGTACACTTTTCCCATGTTCGATTTCACTAAAGGGCCTAATCCAGCAAAAGCTCCACCAAACGCCCCTCCAAGTGTCGTCCCTGTCACTAAGGCTTCTGCTAATTCGTCACTCTTTGAGCGATCATGGGTCAGAGAAAGGCCAACAGATTGTAATCCACCAGATATGCTCCCTGTAAGAACCCCGTTAGAAATTTTTTGGGATACCTCTTTATTCATTACTTTCCCTATACCGTTTGCTAATTTGTTTTCAACGGCTTGTCCTGCTTTGGTGGCCAAAGTGCTTTCTGCAATTTTGACTGTACCTGAATAAAATCCTTGCCCTTTGATACCAGATCCAGGAGGAGTTAAAAGGTTCCCTGCGACGTTCCCTGCAAAATCACCTAATTTATCTACCGTTTCATTTCCCGTTGATGCTACCTCATACTCTACGGGGCTGCCATTAGCAGCAGCAGATGAAGTACTGAAACGCTCAATTGCTTTACCCGCAGTAGTTTCTAGTAGAAAATAATTAATCCCATCAACCCCAGGAACTAGAATATTCTTCTTCATCCATTTCAATGTAGGATTTGAAGGGTAAGTGGCTGTTAGCTCCCTTTGTCTTTTCTCATACTCTGAGATTTTCTCTTGTGGTTTAGGTAGTGCATTCACTCTCTTTACCCATTCATCTAATGCTTTCTTATCCCCCGCAGCCCCACGAGCTAGTAAAGAATTAGTCAATAGATAATGGGCATTCAATGGATTAGGAGGAGCAACATTTTTAGGTACGCTTGCCAGTAGCGATAAACCTGCTTTCGTATAATTCTTTTTATATACGTTTACGCCCGTATTTAAAGCCGTTGCCACAGATCCAACTATGGGAATCATACCTGCTACACTTAGACACGTTTGTACCTTGTTAAGTATTCCGTCCAAAATCCCCGACTTCGGGTTCATCTTGGCTACGGTTTTCCCAGGAGCAGGCTTGCTCTGAGATGCCTTCATTTCATTATAGGCTTGTACCGTCATGAGTGGAGGTTCTGGTACAGGAGCTAGATCGGCAACATATACAGGACGCTTTATAATTCCATCCAGATTGACTTGAGATGAGCGAAAATCAGTCTCTCCATCAAGTATCAAACTGCTTCTCGCTGCCTGCATATATATAGACTCCCCAGCCTGCATACTCAGTTTAGTACCTGCATCCAACGTCAACGTCCTTCCAGCGTAGATGGACAGTTCACCTTCACTTTGAACTTGCACTCCATTTTGATCTAGTTGGATATACACCTTACTCATCTTCGCCGTCACCAACACTTCAGATGGACTTAGCTTCAGTTCCTTACCTCGGTTTGTCCCCCAATACTTGACGTCAGGATCAGTCAATTTGGGAGTGGATGACTTACTACGCCGTACAGAACTCTTCACAAATCCTTCCGACTCTCGTTCATTTGGAAATTGCAATTGTACTGTATCACCTAGCTCAGGCATAACGTACCATCCGGTATGCCCCTCTGCTGAGAATCCTGTGTCGTAAGGAAACCACGTTGCCTTGCTCTTATCTTGTCGTTCATCAATGCTCAGATGTACACGCACTTGGTCTCCCATAACCTCGACAACTTTACCTTCCAAGGACGCCCCACAAATTTGGGCATTACAATAGAGGTTTTGATGTATTCCCTCGCTCTGGACCAATGTGTATTCATGCAATAGTAATCCACTTCGTATTTTGGATACAATCCGGGTTACAACAAGCTCTTTGCCTCGAAACCGCAGGTGATCTCCCGGTCGGAAATACTGTCCACTTTCTACAGTATAACAGGTCATATGTAATGAAGCTGATGTCTCAATCGTGTCCTCTGTTTCTCCTATTGCTGCAAAACTTCGTTTTGTGCTGTATACCACCTCATTTAATTCACCTACATTCCCTTCAGGTATACCGAACCAAAACTTAGGTGTTTCAGCAGCAACTTCTGGTACCAAAACACCTCCGAACCGGGAAGCCATACGTTTTAAAAAAGCCCAATCCGTTTCTCTATATTGTAGAGTAAATTCTCCTAATTTGGTATTTTGAGATACAGTATCAATAATATCCGATCCTTCATACTTGGAAAGAATCTGTCTTTGTAACTTATCATAGGTTAGATTCTGATCTTGAAAGGATCGGGTAATAGGCTTTATATCTAGTTGAATCGTATGTGATACCGCTTCTATCTCAATATAATAAATATCACGAACTATTTTCAAATCCACATGCGTAATTTCTCCATGAAATAATATCCTTACACGCTTACCAAGTTCATCTTTTTGAATCACTTCTACAGACTCGGAGGCACCCTCCATTTGAATCAAACGAGCCTGCTCTCCTTCTGGAAAAATCCCCCGAATTCGTAGGAAGGCGTGATCATTTAAATTTCGTTCAATATGCAGTTGTTCTATATGTTGTATAGGATAAATACCGACAAATTCTAAACTCTGATAACTCGATATTTTCTCAACTTGGCTCACTGAGTATATTCCCCCTCTCTTACAACATCACCTAAAAAAATTGCAAAATATCTATTGGGATTAAACATTCAATCCAAATTCTGGCCATCGTTCTCAATACTTATGAACCCACAGTATAAACATGAGTTTGAACACTGGTCTGTTAGCGAAGCCTGTCCTTCTACCAAGACATCTTTTTTTCCACCTATCCATGGCTTTGTAATCATTGGAATACAGGGGGCTTTTTTCACACCGTAAATATCAACCATATTGCTATTTAAAACTGCGGGATTAGTAAGGCTGAAACAACGTCCGAAACCTGAAATATTATCACCCGGCAAATAGTCACTCACATTCATCTGCGCTTTATCCTTGATATACACTCCATGACTGAATGGACGCTTGAGTCGCGTCGGTTGCGTACCAAAGCTACATTTTAATATTGCTCCTGCAACAACGTAACCTCTCTTGTCAGCTGAATTGGCCTGTAAAATCATTTGTTCTTCTGCCATCCTACTACCTCCTATACTTTAAGCAATCAGTTTGTTTTCACTTCACTACCGATTACACTAGTATCACCACCGAGCACGATGTTGCTGCTCTGGCTAGATAGGGCAACTTCCTCTCCGGCAGAAATTTTTATTTTTTTACCCGCACTCATATGAATATTTCCTCCAGCAGAAAAACTGATAGCCTTGTCACTTACAATCTGAATTCCACTTCCTTGATTCAACTGGATAAAAATGAAATCGTCTTTACCTGTAATTACGATTTCATCAGGTGTCATTCGAATTTCCTTGCCATGCGGTGTACGAAAAATCTTGGTATCAGGACTGTCAATCTTGTTGTATCCATCTTTAGTGCGATCTTGACGGGCCGAACTACTAGCAAAACCCTCTTGCTCCTGATGTGCTGGAAAATACACTCTTACAGTATCACCTATTTCAGGCATAACGTACCATCCACTATGTCCTTCAGCTGTATAACCTGTTGCATAAGGGAACCAATGCGCTTTATCTTTAGCTTGAACTACATCTATTTCAAGATGCACCTTAACTCTGTCTCTCTGAATCGCTATAACCTTACCCTGCAACGATAAACCGATCATTTGTTCATTAAAAATTTCCCTTTGGCGAAGACCTTCATGTGAGGTCAATGTATAAATACACTTCAATATTCCTTTACTCATTTCGGTTAGTGCTTTATATATAAACAAGGTTTTCCCATGAAAAGTAACCTGATTCCCTAGTTCAAGGACATGATTAGTCTCTACAATATAGTCTATAAAATGGTTTTCTTGGATATTAGCTGTACCATTTTCAGAAAAATAGCGGAAGGAAGACATACGTTTACTAATGGTATAATGATAATTTTCCAAGTTCACTGGGGCATTAACTTCTTCCACACCAAAATAGAATTTGGGGGTGCTAAACGTAGAAGCTGGCATAAGAGATGTATGATAACGTGAAGCGATCCGTTTAAGAAATTCCCAATCTGTTTCGCGGTACTGTATTGTTAGTTGATTTAATGATGCTCCTGCGGTTGCTGAGTCAATAATATCAATTCCAGGATAATCGTTAGCAATAACCTTCAATAATCCAGCCATTTTCATATGTTTATCTTGAAATGAACG
This window contains:
- a CDS encoding recombinase family protein; amino-acid sequence: MNVIGYVLVSTQGQAKDGYSLSYQQDEICSYCQERGWNLLHIFTDEGISGAKIDEEALEVDRMGFQSLLTAIAVQDVDAVVVLNTSRLWRSDIVKVLVHREFKKYGVDVRSIEQPTYSIYKKDPSDFLINGLMELLDAYQRLEISMKLSRGRNKKAQQGGYAGGRAAFGYKAKKGQKAIEINLDEVAAVQRVFELKELFPDWSLSELAYQMNDDGFTTQQGKKFTKVQIKRILDRRPLYEGTYLYGGIEANGLHQAII
- a CDS encoding helix-turn-helix domain-containing protein — encoded protein: MKIRIRLREILAERGISQRQFALSMDMRIATINHLCSDSVDRVYIRTLEQICEALDITVDQLIVSAEDE
- a CDS encoding helix-turn-helix domain-containing protein, translating into MKTKYNDFWFVKNNKAANAYMDDVAKESNFTGHHKGYTILPHKIHRCYGLSPYEKLIFVDIVAYMSDQSQCYPTIEMIARNLGCSSKSVERHIAKLAEKKLILVSQSKNNTYYLPNYLHVHPYLLVSEKTHEFIGSVRKQVNERELTLWIQEVVKSDDYMAYTARLQRLHERRLPMDKFAETETLASYKQFLMTAFAKRFPPDVNGA
- a CDS encoding Imm3 family immunity protein → MKKSYEDYIAEFYECYEDYKNEDKLSTVEAIARTLYDFDGLMSRSETEKAIILTTYGQLIVSEQLRVLVNTRDNLLKKLNQIDFLLIKQEQKLTTEQYDDLQSKYNGVLENIKRMPIDICRMARWYYEELIDEVNEYFLSIKSADMNVEKITNSVLSRFGRDCENTLSEKMIVYTTLGEILITQNYLIPDEIVSEIKSFDVNDTKDQLLQVEKDQLINLINKVLDKSNNS
- a CDS encoding deaminase domain-containing protein gives rise to the protein MSQVEKISSYQSLEFVGIYPIQHIEQLHIERNLNDHAFLRIRGIFPEGEQARLIQMEGASESVEVIQKDELGKRVRILFHGEITHVDLKIVRDIYYIEIEAVSHTIQLDIKPITRSFQDQNLTYDKLQRQILSKYEGSDIIDTVSQNTKLGEFTLQYRETDWAFLKRMASRFGGVLVPEVAAETPKFWFGIPEGNVGELNEVVYSTKRSFAAIGETEDTIETSASLHMTCYTVESGQYFRPGDHLRFRGKELVVTRIVSKIRSGLLLHEYTLVQSEGIHQNLYCNAQICGASLEGKVVEVMGDQVRVHLSIDERQDKSKATWFPYDTGFSAEGHTGWYVMPELGDTVQLQFPNERESEGFVKSSVRRSKSSTPKLTDPDVKYWGTNRGKELKLSPSEVLVTAKMSKVYIQLDQNGVQVQSEGELSIYAGRTLTLDAGTKLSMQAGESIYMQAARSSLILDGETDFRSSQVNLDGIIKRPVYVADLAPVPEPPLMTVQAYNEMKASQSKPAPGKTVAKMNPKSGILDGILNKVQTCLSVAGMIPIVGSVATALNTGVNVYKKNYTKAGLSLLASVPKNVAPPNPLNAHYLLTNSLLARGAAGDKKALDEWVKRVNALPKPQEKISEYEKRQRELTATYPSNPTLKWMKKNILVPGVDGINYFLLETTAGKAIERFSTSSAAANGSPVEYEVASTGNETVDKLGDFAGNVAGNLLTPPGSGIKGQGFYSGTVKIAESTLATKAGQAVENKLANGIGKVMNKEVSQKISNGVLTGSISGGLQSVGLSLTHDRSKSDELAEALVTGTTLGGAFGGAFAGLGPLVKSNMGKVYTSARQLTSNGKTSQMLSLLKQRMKVQASPKINLAKAISKEVKVTTKPARVRPRLSTGGTGKYKVTSPKVNPAKVISKEKMNVTTKPVKVKPRLNTSGAGKYKVTSPEINQTGSISKGKINIAAKPSSSSIKLTAPKVSKQQEMPLETKGTSNVADEVRPIDPKTGEIIYHDWIPARPIDLETEQYLIDKVVEARSGLSNKYKDKGNFAYVKAEIEGLDQSEFFAHSKISDPNKKIPGTEKFSLDPENPSFPATKAALDEGKGDIILRDMDTEYKILNDIDKKLGDNREAKGTITMFTEKDTCGSCNLVISKFKEKYSGITIELIHNNGKLIEP
- a CDS encoding DUF4280 domain-containing protein — translated: MAEEQMILQANSADKRGYVVAGAILKCSFGTQPTRLKRPFSHGVYIKDKAQMNVSDYLPGDNISGFGRCFSLTNPAVLNSNMVDIYGVKKAPCIPMITKPWIGGKKDVLVEGQASLTDQCSNSCLYCGFISIENDGQNLD
- a CDS encoding phage baseplate assembly protein V, whose amino-acid sequence is MKVLSTTYSNVQITPYQLVNLQELTIEKQLNHHTRLKFTAIVPEELKDTYVEMTEADSLIEVSQITEEGEYLLIFSGTVLEIEVKFVRGVYYLEVEAISHTYKLDICKKSRSFQDKHMKMAGLLKVIANDYPGIDIIDSATAGASLNQLTIQYRETDWEFLKRIASRYHTSLMPASTFSTPKFYFGVEEVNAPVNLENYHYTISKRMSSFRYFSENGTANIQENHFIDYIVETNHVLELGNQVTFHGKTLFIYKALTEMSKGILKCIYTLTSHEGLRQREIFNEQMIGLSLQGKVIAIQRDRVKVHLEIDVVQAKDKAHWFPYATGYTAEGHSGWYVMPEIGDTVRVYFPAHQEQEGFASSSARQDRTKDGYNKIDSPDTKIFRTPHGKEIRMTPDEIVITGKDDFIFIQLNQGSGIQIVSDKAISFSAGGNIHMSAGKKIKISAGEEVALSSQSSNIVLGGDTSVIGSEVKTN